One part of the Candidatus Aquiluna sp. UB-MaderosW2red genome encodes these proteins:
- a CDS encoding type IV toxin-antitoxin system AbiEi family antitoxin domain-containing protein translates to MKSVSAIKALSEVTAWQWGLVTVSQAQILGVSRLNLSRLSAAGLLKRIRQGVYLDCSAPDSWLTPLRAQWLSFKPDTLAFQRLEAIHTELVVGSRSACWVWGVGDFDERPYTFYSTSRVKRDIDGVKTITMKLEPMDITIVEGLPVTTQTRTIIDLMREGFDLGGVGQVINEFGYEHINFERLRTNAQSLKMHYGLKKKGFIDQIEDFQAQARTVRLQSLGLIDIN, encoded by the coding sequence ATGAAATCAGTCTCTGCCATTAAAGCACTGTCGGAAGTCACCGCCTGGCAGTGGGGGTTGGTGACCGTTTCGCAAGCTCAGATTCTCGGGGTTTCAAGACTCAACCTTTCGAGGCTAAGCGCAGCTGGACTTCTAAAAAGAATCCGGCAGGGCGTCTACTTGGATTGCTCGGCTCCGGATTCATGGCTCACTCCCCTCAGGGCCCAATGGCTCAGCTTCAAGCCAGACACTTTGGCATTTCAAAGGCTAGAGGCAATCCACACAGAATTAGTAGTCGGGTCCAGAAGCGCATGTTGGGTTTGGGGGGTTGGGGATTTTGATGAGCGTCCCTACACTTTTTATTCAACCAGCCGGGTCAAGCGCGACATCGATGGCGTCAAAACAATCACGATGAAGCTTGAACCGATGGACATCACAATCGTTGAGGGACTCCCGGTCACAACCCAGACCCGCACAATCATCGATCTAATGCGCGAGGGTTTTGACCTCGGTGGGGTGGGCCAGGTGATCAACGAATTTGGCTACGAACATATCAACTTCGAGCGCCTGAGAACCAACGCTCAGAGCCTGAAGATGCACTACGGTCTCAAAAAAAAGGGATTTATAGATCAAATTGAGGACTTCCAGGCACAAGCGAGAACTGTTCGATTGCAGAGTCTCGGTCTTATAGACATCAACTAG